The uncultured Trichococcus sp. DNA segment TTTTGATAGTCAATCGAGGCACCGTAAAGATTTTCCTAAGTTTTTCTCAAGAACGGTTGCTTTTTTCAGGATTTTTCGAGAAAATGGGTCTTTCAATGTATCTGATCAAAGGAACAAAACTGACAAAGGTGAGCATAAATTATGATATTTTTACAAGGGCCGTATGAGTGGGTGGCTGTTTCATTGGAATCATCCGTCAATCATTTTCCGCTCATACAATTAGTTTTCAACAGCGTGGACAAGACCATTCTGTATTATTTGATTTGGTTGGTCTTGCGGGCAACCTATCTGCTGCATAGGCACCGCAAGACGGGCAAAAAAATCCCCTTATATAAGGAAGGATTGCTGCATGCTCTGTTCATCTACATCGTTCTGCTGCTTCAACTGACGGTTTTCCGCAACGAAGAGACTTTTTGGACCGTTGAGTATCATAAGATCGATTGGTCGGCGATCCATTGGCTGCCGTTGGTGGATACGATCAAACTCTTTTATGGGGACTCGGGATTTTCGGCCTGGTATAATTCATGGGGGAATGTTGTCTGGTTTATGCCGCTTGGCTACATGGGGCCGTATCTGTTCAGGAAAAAATGCAGTTTCCTCAAAGTGACGGCAATCGGCTTTCTTTTTTCCAGCATGATCGAGTTCCTCCAGCTCATCTTTCAGACGGGCGTGACGCATATCGATGATGTCTTCTTCAATACGCTGGGTGCCGCAATCGGCTACGGCATCTGGGTGTCATCAAAAAACACAGCAGTGCAGAACGGATAATTGACTATAAAGGAAGTAAAAAATGAAAAAAATTACGATTACACAAATAAGCGAAAAAAAGATTAAGGCAGGGAACCCCTTGCTGCAGGCGGAAGATTTTCCAAACGAACTCAGCTTCACTGAGGGCGAAATCGTCGAGCTGTTCGATTCCCGCCAAGCGTTTGTCGCAAAAGCCTATTTGGCCAAACAGAACAAAGGCGTCGGCTGGGTGTTTTCGTTGGATAGCGCGGATAGTTTCAATGAGGCTTTCTTCAGGAACAAATTCGAAAAAGCGAAACGCAAGCGAACGGATCTGCAAACGGATCCGGAAACGACTACCTATCGGCTTTTCAATGCGGAGGGGGACGGCATCCCCGGTGTCACCATCGACCATTATGACGGTTTTGCGGTAGTATCCTGGTACAGTGAAGGGATCTTCCGCTACCAAGCCGCCATCATTGCTGCCTTTCAAGCGGTCTTTACGGAAACGAAGGGGATCTATGAAAAATTCCGCTACCAACGGAAGGACGGCCTGATCAGCCGCTTCGTCACGGGTGAAGAAGCCCCAACTCCTCTGATCGTGAAGGAGAACGGAATCAACTATGCAACGTATCTGGACGATGGACTGATGACGGGCATATTCCTGGATCAGCGCGAGGTACGCGGCGCTCTGACGGAGCGGTATGCGGCAGGCAAGCGAGTCCTGAACACGTTCAGCTATACTGGCGCTTTCTCGGTGGCCGCAGCCATGGGAGGGGCGATCGAAACGACGAGTGTCGATGTTGCGAACCGCTCGTTGGAACGGACCAAAGAACAATTCGCCGTCAACAACCTGGATGACGAGAAGCAGAAAATCTATGTCATGGATGTCTTCGATTTCATCCGCTACGCAATCCGCAAGGAATTGCAGTATGACGTGACCATCATCGATCCGCCGAGCTTTGCCCGCACCAAAAAACGGACCTTCTCGGTCACGAAGGATTACACCCAATTGTTGGAGGAATTGATCCAGATCACCGCGCCGGATGGAACGCTGATCGTGTCTTCCAACGCCGCCAACTACAAGGAAAAGAACTTCAAACAGGATATCGCCCAAGCCTTCAAGAACAGCCACTGCGATTACCGCATCCTGGAGACGTTCCATCTGCCCAACGATTTCGCCGTTCCGGCAGGCAGCCAAACCAGCGATTACCTGAAAGTCTTCATCATCAAGAAACTGGCTAAATAAGAAAAGCTGAACGGGTTCGTTCAGGGCTTACCCGTGAAGCTAGCCAACGCTTTGGCTTGCATGGAACATTTTGCAATTCTTTGAAGCACCAACGGTGACGCACTTTTGAGTACAGAGAAATTTATATTTTTTCCTACAAATATGAAAAAAGAGAACGGAGCTGCCTCATTTAGGAGGTGGCCCCGTTCTCTTTGCGTATGGATATTTTTATTCGTGCAGATCCGCAGCGGCATGCTGGCCGGCAGTGTGCCCTGTAACAAAGGCGCCTGTGATGTTGTAGCCGCCTGTGTAGCCGTTGTAGTCGATCAGTTCGCCGCAGAAATAAAGCCCCCGCGTCAACTTGCTTTCCATCGTCTTCGGATTGATTTCCTTCGTGGAGACGCCCCCGCCGGTGACGAAGGCTTTGTCCAAAGGATGCGTGCCGTTCACTGCGAAGGAGAAATTTTTGCAGAAGTCGGCGAAAGCTTTGATTTCTTTCGGAGTCAATTCCTTCAATGACTTCTGCGGATCGATAGCGGACTGGCTGCAGCCGAACAGCAGATAGCGTTCCGGCATCAGATCTTTCCAGCCGTTTTTGACGCTCTTTTCCGGTTGCTCCTTGATGAGCTTCTGCAACTGCTGCTCGACGGCACCCAATGAAAGCTCCGGCAGGACATCCAAAGACATCGTGACGGTTTCGGTTTTATCGCGCTTCATTGTCTGGTGGACAAACATCGAACAACGCAAAGCGGCGGGTCCGGACACGCCGAAGTGGGTGAAGATCATGTCCATCTGATGGGACACGACCGTTTTGCCTTTCTTGTTTTTAATGCTGAGGGCAACGTTGCGCAAGGAAAGTCCCTTCAGTTCGTTTGACCGGATGAAGTCCGCATTGGACGTGATCGGCGCCTCGGTAGGGTA contains these protein-coding regions:
- a CDS encoding VanZ family protein translates to MIFLQGPYEWVAVSLESSVNHFPLIQLVFNSVDKTILYYLIWLVLRATYLLHRHRKTGKKIPLYKEGLLHALFIYIVLLLQLTVFRNEETFWTVEYHKIDWSAIHWLPLVDTIKLFYGDSGFSAWYNSWGNVVWFMPLGYMGPYLFRKKCSFLKVTAIGFLFSSMIEFLQLIFQTGVTHIDDVFFNTLGAAIGYGIWVSSKNTAVQNG
- a CDS encoding class I SAM-dependent rRNA methyltransferase, producing the protein MKKITITQISEKKIKAGNPLLQAEDFPNELSFTEGEIVELFDSRQAFVAKAYLAKQNKGVGWVFSLDSADSFNEAFFRNKFEKAKRKRTDLQTDPETTTYRLFNAEGDGIPGVTIDHYDGFAVVSWYSEGIFRYQAAIIAAFQAVFTETKGIYEKFRYQRKDGLISRFVTGEEAPTPLIVKENGINYATYLDDGLMTGIFLDQREVRGALTERYAAGKRVLNTFSYTGAFSVAAAMGGAIETTSVDVANRSLERTKEQFAVNNLDDEKQKIYVMDVFDFIRYAIRKELQYDVTIIDPPSFARTKKRTFSVTKDYTQLLEELIQITAPDGTLIVSSNAANYKEKNFKQDIAQAFKNSHCDYRILETFHLPNDFAVPAGSQTSDYLKVFIIKKLAK
- a CDS encoding NAD(P)/FAD-dependent oxidoreductase, with amino-acid sequence MKTRIIIVGGGSSGLMAACTAAEAGAEVTLLEQNPSLGKKLLLTGGGRCNVTNNRPEEEIIRHIPGNGKFLHSSFTQFSQYDIMTFFIERGVALKEEDHGRMFPVTDKARTILEAFIEELKRLKVQIRTNIKVERILIENGQVTGVLLEDGEILPADRVILATGGKALPRTGSKGDGYKFAKAAGHTITELYPTEAPITSNADFIRSNELKGLSLRNVALSIKNKKGKTVVSHQMDMIFTHFGVSGPAALRCSMFVHQTMKRDKTETVTMSLDVLPELSLGAVEQQLQKLIKEQPEKSVKNGWKDLMPERYLLFGCSQSAIDPQKSLKELTPKEIKAFADFCKNFSFAVNGTHPLDKAFVTGGGVSTKEINPKTMESKLTRGLYFCGELIDYNGYTGGYNITGAFVTGHTAGQHAAADLHE